Part of the Paenibacillus guangzhouensis genome is shown below.
CTTCGAATACCGCGGCGGACATCTGGAGAATGTCCATTACGGTCACGTCTGCGGCGTCGATGAGACTGGACGCACAGCGTATCGTTCCGGGGACCCGGAATGGGTTACCTTCATGCGTTCCGCGGCAAAGCCGATTCAAGCCATTCCATTCTTCCTCGAAGGATTTGACGAGAAATTCGGGTTCACGCCGGAAGAACAAGCGATTATGATGGCCTCGCATCGCGCGCTGCCTTATCACGTTGAGGCGTTGGAAGGCATGATGACAAAGCTGGGTCTGGAAGAGAACGTCCTCGTCTGCAAGCCAACCTATCCACTGGATGCAGATGCAAGAGACACGCTCGTAGGCGACCACAAGCCGCAGCGCCGCATCTATCATAACTGCTCCGGCAAGCACCTCGGCGTACTCGCCTACTGCAAAGGCATGGGCTATTCGCTTGATGAATATTATTCTGCGGAGCATCCTGCGCAAGTGCGCATTCTTCAGATTGCATCCGAACTATCCGAATGCCCGGTTCAAGACATTCAGATCGGAACCGACGGCTGCGGTTTCCCTGTCTTCGGCATGCCGCTGCGGAATATGGCGATCGCCTTCCTAAAGCTGGCTTGCCCGGATTTGATCAAAGATGTGAAGCTGCGTGAAGCAGTCATAAAGGTTACTGCGTTGATGAATGCCTATCCGCGCATGATCTCCGCCGAATACTTGATCTGCCCGAATCTGCTGATGGACGATAATATCGTGGCCAAAGGCGGCGCGAAGGGCATCTATTGCTTCGGACTGAAGAAAGAGCGCCTTGCGTTCGCGCTCAAAGTAACCGATGGCTCCGAAGACGAATGGCCGATCGCTGTCGCTTCGATCCTAGAGCAGATCGGCTATGACAACCAAGCGACGATTGACCGGATGTATCATATCGGACCGCCGGCGATTCGCAATGACAACGGTCTCGTCATCGGCGAGAATCGCAGCGTCTTTACGCTGTATCAGGAGTAGTACTATGCAGAACATCGACTGGAATTACGAAGTTCAGCGGCGGCAAGCAGCGCTTATGCGCGACTTGTCGGCGCTCCTTGCCATTCCTAGCGTGAAGGACCTTAGTACGGCAGGACCTGGCGCTCCGCTTGGCGCAGAGTCTGCGCGGGCGCTGCGTTATATGCTGGACCTCGCCGCACAGCACGGGCTTCACACGGTGAACCACGAAGGCATTGTCGGTTATGCGGCATATGGCGGCGTGGAAGATCGCGGGGGCGATACGGGGAAACCTACGGCTGCGGCGGATCAGGCGGCGGGAACGGCTGGCGGCGATTACGTCGCCGTGCTCAGCCACGTCGACGTCGTGCCTGCAACGGGAGATTGGACCTCGCCGCCATTCGAGCCTACGATTCGCGAGGGCCGCTTGTATGCGCGCGGCGCCATCGACGATAAAGGGCCGACGATGGCGGCGCTCTACGGGCTGCTCATCGTGAAGGAGCTCGGGCTGCCACTTCGT
Proteins encoded:
- a CDS encoding asparaginase: MTTELNNNQQNESSPSKQAIETAAIDMMRNAEPLVFEYRGGHLENVHYGHVCGVDETGRTAYRSGDPEWVTFMRSAAKPIQAIPFFLEGFDEKFGFTPEEQAIMMASHRALPYHVEALEGMMTKLGLEENVLVCKPTYPLDADARDTLVGDHKPQRRIYHNCSGKHLGVLAYCKGMGYSLDEYYSAEHPAQVRILQIASELSECPVQDIQIGTDGCGFPVFGMPLRNMAIAFLKLACPDLIKDVKLREAVIKVTALMNAYPRMISAEYLICPNLLMDDNIVAKGGAKGIYCFGLKKERLAFALKVTDGSEDEWPIAVASILEQIGYDNQATIDRMYHIGPPAIRNDNGLVIGENRSVFTLYQE